A genomic region of Synechococcus sp. NOUM97013 contains the following coding sequences:
- a CDS encoding O-acetylhomoserine aminocarboxypropyltransferase/cysteine synthase family protein, translating to MTDQRFETLQLHAGQVPDPTTNARAVPIYQTSSYVFNDAEHGANLFGLKEFGNIYTRLMNPTTDVFEKRVAALEGGVAALATASGQSAQFLAITNCMQAGDNFVSTSYLYGGTYNQFKVQFPRLGINVKFADGDDVESFAKQIDEGTKAIYVEAMGNPRFNIPDFEGLSALAKKHGIPLIVDNTLGACGALLRPIEHGADVVVESATKWIGGHGTSLGGVIVDAGTFNWGNGKFPLMSQPSAAYHGLVHWDAFGFGSDICKMLGLPDDRNIAFALRARVEGLRDWGPAVSPFNSFLLLQGLETLSLRVERHAQNAMELASWLNNHSMVSHVSYPGLSGDPYHSAAKKYLTGRGMGCMLMFSLKGGYDDAVRFIDSLKLASHLANVGDAKTLVIHPASTTHQQLSEDEQASAGVTPTMVRVSVGLEHIDDIKADFDQALSSGS from the coding sequence GTGACAGATCAGCGCTTCGAGACTCTGCAGCTCCATGCCGGTCAGGTGCCTGATCCAACCACCAACGCGAGAGCGGTTCCGATTTACCAAACCAGCTCTTATGTCTTCAACGACGCTGAGCACGGTGCCAACCTTTTCGGACTGAAGGAATTCGGCAACATCTACACACGCTTGATGAATCCGACGACGGATGTCTTCGAAAAGCGTGTAGCAGCTTTGGAGGGTGGTGTCGCTGCCTTGGCAACAGCATCTGGTCAATCGGCCCAGTTCCTGGCCATTACCAACTGCATGCAGGCTGGTGACAACTTTGTCTCCACCTCATATCTGTATGGAGGAACCTACAACCAATTCAAGGTTCAATTCCCACGATTGGGCATCAACGTGAAATTCGCCGACGGCGATGACGTCGAAAGCTTTGCGAAACAAATTGATGAAGGAACAAAAGCGATTTACGTCGAAGCGATGGGAAATCCACGCTTCAACATCCCTGATTTTGAGGGATTGTCGGCCTTAGCCAAAAAGCACGGGATTCCCTTGATCGTCGACAACACACTTGGTGCATGCGGAGCCTTATTGCGTCCAATCGAGCACGGCGCTGACGTTGTCGTGGAAAGCGCCACAAAATGGATTGGAGGCCACGGAACCAGCCTTGGCGGGGTCATTGTTGATGCTGGAACCTTCAACTGGGGGAACGGAAAGTTTCCATTGATGAGTCAACCCAGTGCTGCATACCACGGGCTAGTGCACTGGGATGCGTTTGGTTTTGGCAGTGATATCTGCAAAATGCTTGGTTTGCCTGATGATCGAAACATTGCCTTCGCATTGAGAGCTCGCGTCGAAGGACTTCGCGATTGGGGTCCTGCCGTGAGCCCATTCAATAGCTTCTTGTTGCTGCAGGGTCTCGAAACACTGAGCCTCCGTGTCGAGCGTCACGCTCAAAATGCGATGGAACTTGCGAGCTGGTTGAACAATCACTCAATGGTGAGCCACGTGAGCTATCCAGGCCTCTCGGGTGATCCGTATCACTCAGCAGCTAAAAAATATCTGACTGGACGTGGGATGGGTTGCATGTTGATGTTCTCATTGAAAGGTGGTTACGATGACGCCGTTCGCTTCATCGATAGCCTCAAATTGGCAAGCCACTTGGCCAATGTGGGCGACGCAAAAACACTGGTGATTCATCCTGCATCAACAACGCATCAACAGTTAAGTGAGGACGAGCAAGCCTCTGCAGGGGTCACACCAACCATGGTCAGAGTTTCTGTCGGACTCGAACACATCGATGACATCAAAGCTGATTTTGATCAGGCTTTGTCGTCTGGAAGCTAA
- a CDS encoding lytic transglycosylase domain-containing protein yields the protein MDLKPLSKNWMPVLVGMPLLLAPLTVSCQTLNTHGQRDAGTQTMDVAAELPTRDELPFAPNGRQYPTVPSHPVQIAELIAVVESAAINPEIPSEKVEELAHQQQVIYRVLSRDPSLSEAVRNQLAPQWHWVFDHHVAARREFLAMHRGPASSLLPAWRIQAPAPAEDLLKAYRSASTATGIDWEVLAAVNLVETGMGRIDGVSVANAQGPMQFLPTTWAEPGIGQGGDIRDPWDSIHAAARYLVRRGGLDDIRKGLWGYNNSDHYGKAVLHYSALLKQNPLRYRSLHQWQIHYASSAGDLWLNEGYASDRPMPVETYLEQHPHSAPPNR from the coding sequence ATGGATCTGAAGCCACTAAGCAAAAACTGGATGCCTGTTCTGGTGGGAATGCCCCTGTTGCTCGCACCACTCACCGTGTCATGCCAGACCTTGAACACCCATGGTCAGCGTGATGCAGGCACGCAGACCATGGACGTGGCTGCTGAGTTACCAACGCGAGACGAACTGCCCTTTGCGCCCAATGGCCGGCAGTACCCAACGGTTCCGTCGCACCCCGTGCAGATCGCCGAGCTGATCGCGGTTGTTGAATCGGCTGCCATCAACCCCGAAATCCCATCCGAGAAGGTTGAGGAGCTTGCACATCAGCAACAGGTGATTTATCGGGTGCTGTCGCGCGACCCCAGCTTGAGTGAGGCGGTGCGAAATCAACTCGCCCCTCAATGGCACTGGGTCTTTGATCACCACGTCGCCGCCCGTCGAGAATTTCTGGCCATGCATCGAGGACCAGCATCGAGCCTGCTTCCGGCCTGGAGAATCCAAGCTCCGGCACCCGCGGAAGACCTGCTCAAGGCTTACCGCAGCGCATCAACAGCCACAGGCATTGACTGGGAAGTTCTGGCAGCTGTGAATCTGGTGGAAACAGGGATGGGGCGCATCGACGGAGTTTCAGTGGCCAATGCCCAGGGCCCCATGCAGTTCCTTCCCACCACCTGGGCAGAGCCAGGAATCGGCCAAGGAGGGGACATTCGCGATCCTTGGGACTCCATCCATGCAGCAGCGCGCTACCTCGTCCGCAGAGGGGGACTCGACGACATCCGCAAAGGATTGTGGGGCTACAACAACAGCGATCATTACGGCAAGGCCGTTCTCCACTATTCCGCTCTGCTCAAGCAGAACCCCCTCAGGTATCGCAGCCTGCATCAATGGCAAATTCATTACGCCTCGTCAGCCGGTGATCTTTGGCTCAATGAGGGCTACGCCAGTGACCGTCCAATGCCGGTCGAGACCTATCTCGAACAGCACCCTCACAGTGCTCCACCGAACCGGTAA
- a CDS encoding DOMON-like domain-containing protein produces MVAEVLWLETGLLELTFNLQANHESNALKNLKASPGSELSEERQDNLWKHTCFEAFFARPDSEQYWELNVAPSGHWNLYHFDAYRSGGREEPEAVTPTTTWKQNDRECCCGITLNLAPWWTEPRLPELAITAVLETSTGALSYWALQHPGDKPDFHDRRSFLQW; encoded by the coding sequence ATGGTTGCCGAGGTGCTTTGGCTGGAGACAGGATTGCTGGAACTGACGTTCAACCTTCAGGCCAATCACGAGAGCAATGCCCTCAAAAACCTGAAAGCCTCGCCAGGGAGCGAATTAAGCGAAGAGAGGCAAGACAATCTCTGGAAGCACACCTGCTTTGAAGCTTTTTTCGCCAGACCAGACTCTGAGCAGTACTGGGAGCTGAATGTGGCGCCTTCAGGCCACTGGAATCTCTATCACTTCGATGCATATCGCAGCGGTGGAAGGGAAGAGCCTGAAGCTGTCACCCCGACAACGACCTGGAAACAAAATGATCGGGAGTGTTGCTGCGGCATCACACTGAACTTGGCACCTTGGTGGACGGAACCTCGGCTTCCGGAGTTAGCCATCACAGCTGTTTTGGAAACAAGCACAGGTGCGCTGAGTTATTGGGCACTGCAACACCCCGGGGACAAACCAGACTTTCACGATCGCAGGAGCTTTTTGCAGTGGTGA
- a CDS encoding phosphotransferase enzyme family protein: MSAPASGSASILQTIAGLFHPPEQIAGIQQLGSGNVNDTFLVTLADSATRQAFVMQRLNTEVFEQPELVMRNLLRLGDHVEQKLAAQPPELTGRRWEVPKVLPTLDDDGHWVEHQGEFWRSISYIGAATTSDVIENATQARELGYGLGMFHHLISDLPTKELADTLENFHVTPAYLAEFDAVLANATPGTDDHLNAAVDFVNARREGLDVLEKACELGALHRRPIHGDPKINNVMIDEDSGQAVGLIDLDTVKPGLVHYDIGDCLRSGCNRLGEETLTLDQVSFDLQLCRAILEGYLSIGRSFLTSEDFHYLPDCIRLIPLELGLRFLTDHLNGDRYFRTERANQNLDRARVQFALTESIEAQWPAIQTLVSELSRQR; this comes from the coding sequence GTGTCTGCACCCGCTTCAGGTTCCGCTTCGATCCTGCAGACCATTGCTGGGCTTTTTCATCCGCCTGAACAAATTGCCGGGATCCAGCAGCTGGGATCCGGCAATGTGAATGACACGTTTTTGGTGACGCTTGCCGACAGTGCCACTCGCCAGGCCTTTGTCATGCAACGCCTGAACACAGAGGTGTTTGAACAACCAGAACTGGTGATGCGCAATCTTCTCCGTTTGGGCGATCACGTCGAGCAAAAACTCGCCGCTCAACCTCCCGAACTCACAGGCAGGCGCTGGGAAGTCCCGAAAGTGTTACCCACCCTGGATGACGATGGACATTGGGTGGAACATCAAGGCGAATTCTGGAGGTCAATCAGCTACATCGGAGCAGCCACCACAAGCGATGTGATTGAAAACGCCACCCAGGCCCGTGAACTGGGTTACGGCTTGGGAATGTTCCATCACTTGATCAGTGATCTGCCAACCAAGGAATTGGCAGACACCCTGGAAAACTTCCATGTCACGCCCGCCTATCTGGCTGAGTTTGATGCAGTCTTGGCAAACGCGACCCCCGGCACTGACGATCACCTGAACGCAGCTGTCGATTTTGTAAACGCACGGAGAGAGGGCCTTGATGTGCTCGAAAAGGCCTGCGAATTAGGGGCGCTTCATCGTCGACCGATTCACGGAGATCCCAAGATCAATAACGTGATGATCGATGAAGACAGCGGTCAAGCAGTCGGCCTGATCGATCTCGACACTGTGAAGCCTGGGCTTGTGCACTACGACATTGGTGACTGCCTGCGTTCCGGTTGCAACCGACTCGGAGAGGAAACACTGACGCTCGATCAGGTGTCGTTTGATCTCCAGCTGTGCCGAGCGATACTTGAGGGGTATCTCAGCATCGGGCGTTCCTTTCTCACATCGGAAGATTTCCACTATCTGCCCGACTGCATTCGCCTGATCCCTCTTGAACTCGGCCTGCGTTTTCTCACGGATCACCTCAATGGCGATCGCTATTTCCGAACGGAACGAGCTAACCAGAACTTGGATCGCGCGCGGGTTCAGTTCGCCTTAACTGAATCAATCGAAGCGCAGTGGCCGGCCATTCAGACTCTGGTCAGTGAGCTGTCACGACAGCGTTAA
- a CDS encoding DNA repair exonuclease, translating into MPAKSVRKISREGGSMGADRSTALVPRILHTADWQIGKPYRWVDDGQKQARLQQERVEVVGRIAEIVRQEQVDAVLVAGDLFDSSTVPAATVMEVLEVVGSMSCPVLVIPGNHDHGGVGGIWRREDLQRQMQDRAPNLQLLLSSEPVLVAGITVLPCPLLRQHESRNPLLWLEQLDWQALDSSAPRVVLAHGSVQGFGGDDSVNRLALDRLPSDELDYVALGDWHGLMSVNRKVWYAGTPEPDRFPNGPDDKRSQVLLVDLERGLPAGVKPHATGRFQWHRITMTLKSDGDLARLEQRMSDCFGRRVGRDLLRLELNGQLGWSAHQNLQNRLEDLQQQLLHLRLRGELHRLPTAHERDQFLDGLESPLVSAIASDLQEELEQAVDPVAEQALIELQRLCAIDPCA; encoded by the coding sequence ATGCCAGCAAAGAGTGTGCGGAAAATCAGCCGGGAAGGCGGCAGCATGGGTGCCGATCGCTCAACGGCGCTGGTGCCAAGGATTCTCCATACGGCTGATTGGCAGATCGGCAAGCCTTACCGCTGGGTCGACGATGGTCAGAAACAGGCGCGTCTGCAGCAGGAGCGCGTTGAGGTGGTTGGCCGAATCGCCGAGATCGTGCGTCAGGAGCAGGTAGACGCGGTCTTGGTGGCAGGGGATCTGTTTGATTCCAGCACCGTTCCCGCGGCCACAGTGATGGAGGTGTTGGAGGTGGTGGGCTCCATGTCCTGCCCTGTTCTTGTGATTCCCGGGAATCACGATCACGGGGGTGTCGGAGGGATCTGGCGACGTGAAGACCTTCAGCGTCAGATGCAGGACCGTGCACCCAACCTTCAGCTCCTGCTCTCCTCTGAGCCAGTTTTGGTGGCGGGAATCACGGTGCTGCCGTGTCCACTGTTGCGTCAGCACGAAAGCCGCAACCCATTGCTCTGGCTTGAACAACTCGATTGGCAGGCGCTTGATTCATCAGCACCCAGGGTGGTTCTTGCCCACGGATCGGTTCAGGGGTTTGGTGGTGATGATTCCGTCAATCGGTTGGCCTTGGATCGATTGCCATCGGATGAACTCGATTACGTGGCGCTCGGTGATTGGCATGGGTTGATGTCGGTGAATCGAAAGGTCTGGTACGCCGGAACGCCCGAACCTGATCGCTTCCCTAATGGTCCTGATGACAAGCGTTCACAAGTGTTGTTGGTTGACTTGGAACGTGGTCTCCCCGCGGGGGTGAAACCTCACGCGACAGGTCGGTTCCAGTGGCATCGCATCACGATGACGCTCAAGAGTGATGGTGATCTGGCAAGGCTTGAGCAGCGCATGAGCGACTGCTTTGGCCGACGTGTTGGGCGTGATCTGTTGCGTCTTGAACTGAACGGACAGTTGGGTTGGTCTGCTCACCAGAACCTTCAGAATCGGTTGGAGGATCTGCAACAACAGTTGTTGCATTTACGCCTGCGAGGGGAGTTGCATCGTCTCCCGACAGCGCATGAACGTGATCAATTTCTAGATGGCTTGGAGAGTCCTCTGGTCAGTGCGATTGCAAGCGATCTCCAAGAGGAGCTCGAGCAAGCCGTCGATCCTGTTGCCGAGCAGGCTCTGATCGAACTTCAGCGTCTTTGTGCCATCGACCCATGCGCTTGA
- a CDS encoding AAA family ATPase, which yields MRLIRCRLESVRRHRALELSFAPGLTLVGGSNESGKSSLVEAMHRALFVKATATGAAIRDLRSLTHAGHPLVELDFESKGHCWSLQKCFRGAGGTSRLSRTGQAALLGADAEDHLATLLGVDETIGSRQANRILPTRWSHLWVMQGLAGRNLLALDAEYYDLNGLIAALETQAEESLQSPLDQHVYEQLESLVAASLTSRGVKQNSDLWKRRQELKQAIEARNEAQERLTAYEHACRDLDGNEQALSDLEHQAPELQRLRDQHTALKDLQQRLAPLRLQQQQWAQELSGLTGLTKAIKTAEIAMVEARRELESQVQSSQDRIQDLKSQQTKLDQQDCQRQRLEERGQSLRRRQDQQRLCASINQIQRRREQQLKLEKQQVELRRALQRMPGGDAKALSDLQAQHRQLRELEIRLQSMASRIEVLSSDLVVTVDGESIVTGEVLQRAGAFRIAVGDDVEIAVSPGEGTGCSELIAEQERARTQLQAALTLWGVDSVEAAEAQFRSREHQQQALSLTDARLRQLVEQDGSAEGSEALEKLQAQLDALQQQDAELEPEDMAGEIVDLDQALAECRQQYRAVQELLRSLKQRLDQSDQAHQRNERQLQEHRLQLERLRVEHRQKMDQKQAIEERLGSPDQIRTRLEAVTQECDQLQQRLHQLCEASGLAGGLDASQALIALDEQEQRLNRQLADLNRERGALLERCERLGNRELHAELEEAIQRQEVAVQAEKQETQLVDARVMLLKRFQSARSDLSQRYSAPLSTSIDGFLAPLLQKSGDRSELRFDAKEGFSDLRLQRSGQSMDFAQLSGGLKEQLNAAVRMAMAHTLSEAHDGCLPLLFDDAFTNTDPVRLKVVKSMLRQAVDLGLQVVVLSCDPDPYVEIADHVVSL from the coding sequence ATGCGCTTGATTCGCTGCCGACTGGAGAGTGTTCGCCGGCATCGAGCCTTGGAGCTCAGCTTTGCCCCGGGATTGACGTTGGTCGGCGGTTCGAATGAATCCGGCAAGAGTTCATTGGTGGAGGCGATGCATCGCGCCCTGTTCGTCAAAGCCACCGCCACAGGAGCCGCCATTCGAGACCTTCGGTCGCTGACCCATGCAGGGCACCCCCTGGTGGAGCTGGATTTCGAGTCCAAGGGGCACTGCTGGTCACTGCAGAAGTGCTTTCGCGGAGCGGGTGGAACCAGCCGACTCAGTCGAACTGGGCAAGCTGCTTTGCTCGGTGCGGATGCGGAAGATCATTTGGCCACCTTGCTGGGTGTTGATGAGACCATCGGCAGCCGTCAGGCGAACCGAATTCTTCCCACGCGTTGGTCCCATCTATGGGTGATGCAGGGTCTGGCGGGTAGAAATCTTCTCGCGCTGGATGCGGAGTACTACGACCTGAATGGCTTGATTGCAGCGCTGGAAACTCAGGCGGAAGAGTCCCTCCAGTCGCCACTGGACCAGCATGTCTACGAACAACTGGAGTCGTTAGTCGCAGCAAGCCTCACCAGTCGAGGGGTCAAGCAGAACAGCGACCTTTGGAAGCGGCGTCAGGAACTCAAGCAAGCGATCGAGGCGCGAAACGAGGCCCAAGAACGATTGACGGCCTATGAACATGCCTGTCGTGACCTGGATGGGAATGAACAAGCTCTCAGTGATCTGGAGCATCAAGCTCCTGAACTGCAGCGTCTTCGCGACCAACACACAGCTCTGAAGGATCTTCAGCAGCGCCTGGCTCCTCTGCGCCTGCAACAGCAGCAATGGGCTCAGGAGCTCAGTGGGCTGACAGGTCTGACCAAGGCCATCAAGACGGCAGAGATCGCCATGGTTGAAGCCCGCCGTGAGCTTGAAAGTCAGGTTCAATCCTCTCAGGACCGCATTCAAGACTTGAAGTCACAGCAGACGAAGCTGGATCAACAGGATTGTCAGCGTCAACGCCTAGAAGAACGAGGTCAATCCCTGCGGCGACGTCAGGATCAACAACGCCTATGCGCCAGCATTAATCAGATTCAACGCCGCCGTGAGCAACAGCTAAAACTCGAAAAGCAGCAGGTTGAGCTCCGGCGTGCTTTGCAGAGAATGCCTGGTGGGGATGCCAAAGCCCTGTCTGATCTGCAAGCCCAGCATCGTCAATTGCGAGAGCTGGAGATCCGTCTTCAAAGCATGGCGTCGCGCATTGAGGTGCTCTCCTCAGATCTCGTGGTGACTGTTGATGGTGAATCCATTGTCACCGGCGAGGTTCTTCAGCGGGCAGGGGCCTTTCGTATTGCCGTTGGTGATGACGTTGAGATCGCAGTGAGCCCAGGAGAAGGCACAGGTTGTTCAGAGTTGATTGCAGAACAGGAGCGTGCTCGGACGCAATTGCAAGCTGCATTGACGCTTTGGGGAGTTGACAGTGTGGAGGCTGCCGAAGCTCAGTTCCGCAGCCGTGAGCATCAGCAGCAGGCGTTGTCATTGACGGATGCACGTCTGCGTCAACTGGTGGAGCAAGACGGCTCAGCGGAAGGTTCTGAAGCTCTTGAGAAATTGCAGGCCCAGCTCGATGCTCTGCAGCAGCAGGATGCCGAGCTTGAGCCTGAGGACATGGCTGGCGAGATTGTTGATCTTGATCAAGCGCTCGCAGAATGCCGCCAGCAATACCGCGCTGTGCAGGAGCTACTGCGCTCCTTGAAACAGCGTCTGGATCAGTCCGATCAAGCCCATCAGCGCAACGAGCGTCAGTTGCAGGAGCACCGACTGCAACTGGAGCGCCTGCGGGTGGAGCACCGCCAGAAGATGGATCAGAAACAGGCGATTGAGGAACGGCTGGGATCGCCCGATCAGATCCGCACCCGCCTTGAGGCCGTTACTCAGGAGTGTGACCAGCTTCAACAGAGACTGCATCAGCTTTGTGAGGCCAGCGGGTTGGCTGGGGGTCTGGATGCTTCGCAGGCATTGATTGCCCTGGATGAGCAAGAACAACGTCTCAATCGACAACTTGCGGATCTCAATCGCGAACGAGGTGCTCTGCTGGAGCGGTGCGAGCGACTCGGCAACCGCGAGCTCCATGCTGAGTTGGAGGAAGCCATTCAGCGGCAGGAGGTGGCTGTTCAGGCCGAAAAGCAGGAGACACAACTTGTGGATGCGCGCGTGATGCTGCTGAAGCGTTTTCAATCGGCCCGGTCCGACCTGTCGCAGCGTTATTCCGCGCCGCTCAGCACCAGCATTGATGGCTTCCTTGCTCCACTGCTGCAGAAGTCCGGCGATCGTTCCGAACTTCGTTTTGATGCAAAGGAGGGATTCAGTGATCTGCGCTTGCAGCGTTCAGGTCAAAGCATGGATTTTGCTCAGCTCAGTGGAGGCCTGAAAGAACAATTGAATGCAGCCGTTCGAATGGCCATGGCACACACCTTGTCTGAGGCCCATGACGGTTGTTTGCCTTTGCTGTTCGATGACGCGTTCACCAACACAGACCCTGTGCGCCTGAAGGTGGTGAAAAGCATGTTGCGTCAGGCTGTGGATCTCGGTCTTCAAGTCGTGGTGTTGAGCTGTGATCCTGATCCCTATGTTGAGATTGCTGATCACGTGGTTTCGCTGTAG
- a CDS encoding glutathione S-transferase family protein — translation MTIKLFGGPKTRASMPLWYMEEKQIPYELLELDLRANKHRQPDFLAINPFGKLPVLVDSGVLTPGGELLTLFESGAILLHLAERYTDDISTAAEKALTNQWLLFANSTLSIALFVPTSRERDFPRLMAVLDQQLDPDRPLVGHCWGAADCAVQAHLAYLPLFYPEMDLSAYPVIQEVIRRTHARPAYRQVMGLG, via the coding sequence TTGACGATCAAATTGTTCGGAGGGCCAAAAACACGTGCCTCCATGCCGCTCTGGTACATGGAGGAGAAGCAGATTCCTTATGAGTTGCTCGAGCTGGATCTGCGTGCCAATAAGCATCGTCAGCCTGATTTTCTTGCGATCAATCCATTTGGAAAGCTGCCGGTGCTTGTGGATTCAGGCGTGCTGACTCCAGGCGGTGAGCTTCTGACGTTGTTCGAAAGCGGCGCGATTCTTCTGCACCTCGCGGAGCGCTACACCGACGACATCAGCACAGCTGCCGAGAAGGCGCTCACCAACCAGTGGTTGCTGTTTGCCAACTCCACGTTGTCGATCGCGCTGTTTGTGCCGACCAGTCGTGAGCGCGATTTTCCTCGGCTGATGGCGGTGCTCGACCAACAGCTGGATCCTGATCGTCCCTTGGTCGGTCACTGCTGGGGGGCTGCAGATTGTGCTGTGCAAGCCCATCTGGCCTATTTGCCTCTGTTTTACCCAGAGATGGATTTATCGGCCTATCCAGTGATTCAGGAGGTCATTCGTCGCACCCATGCCCGCCCCGCCTATCGGCAGGTGATGGGCTTGGGGTGA
- the stpA gene encoding glucosylglycerol 3-phosphatase: MDLDALHQELVSSPDLLIVQDLDGVCMPLVRDPLTRQLPADYVQAASSLRGSFSVLTNGEHEGRRGVNRLVEQGLDDPGRAKRDGLYLPGLAAGGVQLQDEFGRLSHPGVSDEEMAFLAAVPDHMASLLAQALPELMPELGPDELQTEIDRAILDMQVAPTINLNSLYSRVAGDVLRQRALQGMLESVMQKLMAMAAAQGLSESFFLHVAPNLGRDAQGKERLKPATEGDVGSTDIQFMLRGSIKEVGLLVLINRHIAARTGTAPLGDDFNVRTAPHDHDSLIELCKQRIARDQMPHLVGVGDTVTSTPCPSGEGWLRGGSDRGFLTLLQELGATFGQSNRVVLVDSSGGEVDRPSLSDGTLAGISDPDDLLQFDVCMPGGPDQYVAWFVDMARARSLAGLGR, encoded by the coding sequence ATGGATCTTGACGCGTTGCATCAGGAGCTGGTCTCCAGCCCAGATCTGCTGATTGTTCAAGACCTGGATGGTGTCTGCATGCCTTTGGTGCGGGACCCATTAACGCGCCAGTTGCCAGCTGATTACGTTCAGGCCGCCTCAAGCTTGCGTGGCAGTTTCTCGGTGCTGACCAATGGTGAGCATGAAGGCCGACGCGGTGTGAATCGCCTGGTGGAGCAGGGGCTGGATGATCCGGGTCGAGCGAAGCGGGATGGCTTGTATCTACCGGGATTGGCGGCCGGTGGTGTTCAGCTGCAAGACGAATTTGGTCGCTTGTCCCACCCAGGGGTGAGTGATGAAGAAATGGCGTTTTTGGCCGCAGTCCCCGATCACATGGCATCTCTGCTCGCTCAGGCCCTGCCGGAGCTGATGCCCGAGCTCGGCCCTGATGAGCTTCAGACCGAAATCGATCGCGCCATTCTCGATATGCAGGTGGCGCCGACGATCAATCTCAACAGCCTTTACTCCAGGGTTGCTGGAGATGTGCTCCGTCAGCGTGCGCTACAGGGGATGTTGGAAAGCGTGATGCAGAAGTTGATGGCGATGGCTGCAGCCCAGGGGTTGTCGGAGTCTTTCTTTCTGCATGTCGCTCCGAACTTGGGTCGTGATGCTCAAGGGAAAGAGCGCTTGAAACCCGCCACGGAGGGTGATGTCGGCAGTACGGATATCCAGTTCATGCTGCGTGGCTCGATCAAGGAGGTGGGCTTGCTGGTGTTGATCAATCGCCACATCGCCGCACGCACGGGTACGGCTCCGTTGGGTGATGACTTCAACGTCCGCACTGCACCCCACGATCACGACTCCCTGATTGAACTCTGCAAGCAGAGGATCGCCCGTGATCAGATGCCTCATCTTGTTGGGGTCGGTGACACGGTCACATCCACACCCTGCCCATCCGGTGAGGGGTGGTTGAGAGGTGGGAGTGATCGAGGTTTCCTCACGCTCCTTCAGGAGCTGGGAGCGACCTTCGGACAATCCAATCGTGTGGTGCTTGTCGACAGCAGTGGCGGTGAAGTGGACCGACCGTCGTTGTCGGATGGAACGCTTGCAGGAATTAGTGACCCTGACGATCTGCTCCAATTTGACGTCTGCATGCCGGGTGGCCCGGATCAATATGTTGCGTGGTTTGTGGACATGGCGAGAGCGCGAAGCTTGGCGGGCTTAGGCCGTTGA
- the arsS gene encoding arsenosugar biosynthesis radical SAM (seleno)protein ArsS (Some members of this family are selenoproteins.): MSTPPFSPESPSFPPLRRQRLSTLQVNLGYRCNQSCSHCHVNAGPWRQEMMAQDLIELIPKVLSAQNLACLDLTGGAPELHPQFRWLVTAARALGVTVIDRCNLTILSEPGQEDLARFLADEGVRVVASLPCYEQERVDLQRGQGVYERSIAGLKLLNQLGYAQPGSSLELDLVFNPLGVALPPPQASLEEQYREALWQTHGIRFSHLLTITNMPIQRFARDLQHQGALESYMTTLKAAHRPDNLSQVMCRSLISVSWTGSLFDCDFNQQLDLPTAGTARQLIDLLDEDDALVEQPIAVADHCFGCTAGGGSSCGGALSSG, translated from the coding sequence ATTTCAACGCCACCGTTCAGTCCGGAATCGCCGTCCTTTCCTCCGCTTCGTCGTCAGCGCTTGTCGACCTTGCAGGTGAATCTGGGATACCGCTGCAATCAGTCCTGCAGCCATTGCCATGTGAATGCAGGCCCTTGGCGCCAGGAAATGATGGCCCAGGACTTGATTGAGCTGATCCCCAAGGTGCTCTCAGCTCAGAATTTGGCCTGTTTGGACCTCACCGGTGGGGCCCCAGAACTCCACCCACAGTTTCGGTGGCTTGTGACTGCCGCGCGTGCCTTGGGTGTGACCGTGATTGATCGCTGCAATCTGACGATTCTGAGTGAACCCGGCCAGGAGGATCTGGCTCGTTTTCTTGCTGATGAAGGTGTTCGCGTCGTGGCATCACTGCCCTGTTATGAGCAGGAGCGTGTTGACTTGCAGAGGGGGCAGGGGGTGTATGAACGCAGCATTGCCGGGCTCAAGCTGTTGAATCAGCTTGGTTATGCCCAGCCTGGTTCATCGCTGGAGCTGGATCTGGTGTTCAATCCGTTGGGTGTTGCATTGCCACCCCCGCAAGCCTCATTAGAGGAGCAGTACCGAGAGGCCTTGTGGCAGACCCATGGCATCCGCTTCTCCCATCTGCTCACGATCACCAACATGCCGATTCAACGCTTTGCGCGGGATCTCCAACATCAGGGTGCCCTGGAGAGCTATATGACGACCCTGAAGGCAGCGCATCGTCCCGACAACCTGAGCCAAGTGATGTGCCGGAGTTTGATCAGCGTCAGTTGGACGGGATCACTCTTCGACTGTGATTTCAATCAGCAACTCGACCTGCCGACTGCTGGAACCGCGCGTCAGCTGATTGATCTTCTTGATGAAGACGATGCCCTGGTGGAGCAGCCCATTGCCGTGGCTGATCACTGTTTTGGCTGCACGGCTGGAGGTGGATCCTCTTGCGGGGGTGCCCTCAGCTCTGGGTGA